One window of Rhinoderma darwinii isolate aRhiDar2 chromosome 4 unlocalized genomic scaffold, aRhiDar2.hap1 SUPER_4_unloc_2, whole genome shotgun sequence genomic DNA carries:
- the LOC142684059 gene encoding pyroglutamylated RF-amide peptide receptor-like: MMMVIVVLFFTACWAPFHVVHILFEYNDLEEEYDDVTVKMIVAIVQAVGFFNSFNNPVVYTFMNENFKKSLVAVLFCHFRAQEPAEKRDSQLDKPKVGVSAFPHRRDGRSAHSHLSAENLELRLCEQFPAAKLESVTYPLVNSHKDLLPNGQSA, from the exons ATGATGATGGTCATCGTGGTCCTTTTCTTTACCGCCTGTTGGGCACCATTCCATGTGGTACACATCCTTTTTGAATACA ATGACCTGGAAGAGGAGTATGATGACGTCACAGTGAAAATGATAGTGGCCATCGTTCAAGCCGTTGGATTCTTTAACTCTTTCAATAACCCTGTAGTTTATACGTTCATGAATGAAAACTTCAAGAAGAGCTTAGTGGCTGTGCTTTTCTGCCACTTTCGAGCACAAGAACCAGCTGAAAAGAGGGACAGTCAACTTGACAAGCCCAAAGTTGGAGTATCCGCCTTTCCCCATAGAAGGGATGGACGTAGTGCCCACAGCCACTTGAGTGCAGAAAACCTAGAGCTCCGGTTATGTGAACAGTTTCCCGCTGCCAAACTAGAATCTGTGACTTATCCTTTGGTGAATTCTCATAAGGACCTCCTTCCAAATGGACAGTCTGCCTAA